GAACATTATAAGTTTCCATTTTTGATTTTATAACATTACCATCAATAGAATAAATAGTAGTTTTAACTTCACATCCATTAACAAAACGACATTTGATTGAGACAGTATTATCATATTCTTCAACATTTGATATAAAATTATCACCATCAGAATTGTTATAAACACCTGTCGTTAAATTAGGAATTTCTATGTTAACTCTACTTCCATCATTTGTGGTTTTAAATGAGTTTAAATCACTTGTTGCCGGTCCTTTTGTTACTAAACCTTCTGCTGAAAACTGAGAACCATGACATGGGCAAACATGTTTTTTAGTAGTTGAGTTGAAATTTGTTTCTCCAACACTACATCCTTGATGAGTGCAACTTTCTGAATAAGAAATAAATTCAGTTTCTGATTTTCTGTAAACAATAACTTTTTTATTTTTAAATGGTGCTGGCATATTTGGAACAGAAATCCACACCAAACCACCAACAGTTAGGGCTGGGAAATCAGTTATCTTAAATGAATAAATACCTGATAAAACACCAGCTTTTGCACATAGAGTAGGAATTAATTCACCTAAAATAACAGGTGCTGCCATCGACATAACCGTTGCCCCAAATAACCTTGAAACGAAATCTCTTCTGTTGTAATTTTTGATCATAAATTTTAATAATTAATAATTAATCTTGTTTAATATCCTTATGTAACATTGAATAATAATTTACCTTTGATTGTAAAAAAATTATTGTTGACTGTAATTGATTATCATCAATCAATCCTAATTGAACTCTATCTTTAGTTCCATTGAACCTTGAGTATACTTCCCTCAAAATATATCTTGAAATATTATCTTTATTAGAATTTAAAGATAAATTAATATTTTTGATACTTTCATTTTTTATTTCAGATATAGAATTAATAATTAAATTACTAACATTTTTGTCTTTTGCAAAAGTTTCAAATTCTTTTACTTTTTTATAAACAAAGTTATCAGGAAGTTTATTACTTGGTAATGAAATAACGTATTTAAAAAAAGAATTCGCAATATCATTACTTATTTTAAAATCAATTGGAATTGAATTCATATTGGAAGTTAACAAAGTTGCATAATCAAAAAACACCCAAGAACGGTTAAGCTGAGAAACAAAAGAACTAGTATCAACCGCTAATATTGAATCTGGGAGAATGCCACCACTACTTTTAACATTTCTACCAGAAGTAGTTAAAAACTCATGTTGGATAGAATCATTTGTAATGATTGCTTTGCCAGATTTATCATATGTATACTTTTGAATACACCTTCCAGATGGAGTATAATATCTTGCAGTTGTAATTTTAAGCTGAATGTTCTGCCCTATCCAGTGAAGGGTTTGAACTAAACCTTTACCAAAACTTGGCTGACCAAGAATTACTCCAGCATCAAGATCTTGAATAGCTCCAGCTAATATCTCAGAAGCTGAAGCAGAATTTTTATTTATCAGAACTGCAATTTTTACATTTTTAAGAATAGGTACTTCCTCAGTATAAAAATATTTTACATCATTTGTGTCTCGTCCTTTTGTTGAAACAATCAAACTCCCTTTTGGAACAAAATTACTTGCGATTGAAACTGCAGATTCTAATAGACCACCACCATTATCTCTAAGATCTATAACTAAAGATGAAATACTATTTTTTACTTGAAGTTCTTTTAATGCACTTTTAAATTCTAATGGTGCTCCTTGAGAAAATCTTGTCAGTTTAATATAACCAGTACTATCATTTAGGAGTCCACTATATGAAATGCTTTTAGCTTGAATCAATTCACGAATAAGTGAATAAGAGATTGGTTGAGGTATTGCACCCCTTTTTATAACGAATTTCAATACTCCACCTGGCGTTCCACGAATTACCTCACGCATTTTCTCAACAGTTGAATTTTGAAGATTAATATCATTTATAGAAATTATTTTATCACCAATTCTCAATCCAACTTTTTTTGCTGGATAATTATCTAACAATTCATTTATGAAAAGGGAACTGTCACGTGCAAATACACTTATACCAGCTCCTCCATATTGATTCTGCAATAATAAATCTAATTCATTTTTGTCATTTTTATCTATGTAAGTTGTATACGGATCTAGAGTTTTTAACATTGATTTAATACCAGTTACTATAAAATCTTCATGATTAATAGTATCTATAAATCTTAAAGACACCTCTCTGTAAACAGATGCAAAAGTTTCGGTAACCTTTGCAATCCTTATGTAATCTACATTATCAGGCAATTTCCAAGCAATTGAACCTATGAGTAAGATAATTACAAATATGAAAATTGACTTTTTATTTATTTTTTTTATAATCTTCATTTAATTAACTTAATTTAAGAGGATGCAAGTTATAAATATAAATGCATATAATAATATTCAGATTTTAAATTTAAATAATTTCAATATTAAAATTCCATTAGTTTAAATAATGAATGTTAACAGGCTTATATTTGTTAATAATATTTAAGAATAAATAATTATTGTATGATTACAATTTTAAATGAATTTAAGAATAAAGCAAAATTATTTAATAAAAAAATTGCTTTGCCAGATTCATTGGATATTAGAACTTTGAAGGCTGCAAATGTTTTGTTAAATGAGAATATTGCTACACCAATTTTGTTTGGAAATAAAAATGAAATTCAGAATTTAGCGGAAGATAATTTTATAAATATAAACGGAATAAACATAGTTGATAAGTCTGTTGAAGAATTAAATAAAAATTTAATTAATGAGTTTTATGAATTTAGAAAACACAAGGGAATTTCTATAGAACAAGCCA
Above is a window of Chlorobiota bacterium DNA encoding:
- a CDS encoding Rieske 2Fe-2S domain-containing protein, which codes for MIKNYNRRDFVSRLFGATVMSMAAPVILGELIPTLCAKAGVLSGIYSFKITDFPALTVGGLVWISVPNMPAPFKNKKVIVYRKSETEFISYSESCTHQGCSVGETNFNSTTKKHVCPCHGSQFSAEGLVTKGPATSDLNSFKTTNDGSRVNIEIPNLTTGVYNNSDGDNFISNVEEYDNTVSIKCRFVNGCEVKTTIYSIDGNVIKSKMETYNVPNELSTFKLDKPTLSGTYLFVIKSSLGIEDVRKFTIVK
- a CDS encoding S41 family peptidase is translated as MKIIKKINKKSIFIFVIILLIGSIAWKLPDNVDYIRIAKVTETFASVYREVSLRFIDTINHEDFIVTGIKSMLKTLDPYTTYIDKNDKNELDLLLQNQYGGAGISVFARDSSLFINELLDNYPAKKVGLRIGDKIISINDINLQNSTVEKMREVIRGTPGGVLKFVIKRGAIPQPISYSLIRELIQAKSISYSGLLNDSTGYIKLTRFSQGAPLEFKSALKELQVKNSISSLVIDLRDNGGGLLESAVSIASNFVPKGSLIVSTKGRDTNDVKYFYTEEVPILKNVKIAVLINKNSASASEILAGAIQDLDAGVILGQPSFGKGLVQTLHWIGQNIQLKITTARYYTPSGRCIQKYTYDKSGKAIITNDSIQHEFLTTSGRNVKSSGGILPDSILAVDTSSFVSQLNRSWVFFDYATLLTSNMNSIPIDFKISNDIANSFFKYVISLPSNKLPDNFVYKKVKEFETFAKDKNVSNLIINSISEIKNESIKNINLSLNSNKDNISRYILREVYSRFNGTKDRVQLGLIDDNQLQSTIIFLQSKVNYYSMLHKDIKQD